In Zingiber officinale cultivar Zhangliang chromosome 3B, Zo_v1.1, whole genome shotgun sequence, a single window of DNA contains:
- the LOC122056099 gene encoding G-type lectin S-receptor-like serine/threonine-protein kinase At2g19130, producing the protein MASCSTSSCLIFSFSLFLLILFSSATTDTISANRSLSGNQNITSKDGNFRLGFFVPSGSPSLSYYVGIWYNKIPLLTPVWVANRASPVTDPAMSELRISGDGNLVLLVNHSNTGVIWSTDASTSNSTVVAVILDTGNLQLRDESNSSLVFWQSFDYPTDTWLPGVMVGFNKLTKRSQRLTSWKNKVDPAPGLFTLQSAPTGATSQYLLFWNLSKEYWTSGIWDGDVFPSVPEMSWRGVVSFTFINNTEETYFIYSANDPNLKIRFVIDSESGQMVVLTWMENTQSWMFCWAIPKFSCSVYASCGPFGSCSYMSRPSCSCARGYRVRSQNEWDFGDRSAGCERITPLQCEQNANNSGKDGFFEMTNVRLPDSPNTLAMAASREGCELACMSNCSCNAYSYKGSSCFVWHGGLLNVQEQYNQADAGTLYLRLAASELQSSERNKKRVVSLVIIGAIVLAILFSSVPAILIVMKKRESRRMIEKAKAMQSGLVSFTYNELQQATRKFSTKLGGGGFGSVFKGSLPGSNDIAVKKLEGLGQGEKQFRTEVSTVGRIQHVNLVRLLGFCSQGSKRLLVYEFMPNGSLDSHLFRNAPSSHLSWKTRYQIAIGIARGIAYLHEQCRECIIHCDIKPENILLDASFNPKLADFGLAKLMGRDFSRVLTTLRGTKGYLAPEWITGVAITAKADVYSYGMVLLEIISGRRNLEQTTAEEAGTRYFPTFAASKLIEGDAAGVLDSKLGPEEVNIEELGRACKIACWCIQDDESCRPSMGQVVQVLEGIIDVHAPPIPRSLLLLASDVPQPINFFFECTSNRTNSNCSGTKSHTSSSSIINEKS; encoded by the coding sequence ATGGCTTCCTGCTCCACATCTTCATGCCtcatcttctccttctccctGTTTCTCCTCATCCTCTTCTCCTCTGCGACAACTGACACAATTTCTGCAAACCGGTCTCTCTCTGGGAACCAAAACATCACCTCCAAAGATGGCAACTTCAGGCTCGGCTTCTTCGTGCCATCGGGTAGCCCCTCCCTCAGCTACTACGTCGGCATCTGGTACAATAAGATCCCTTTGCTCACCCCCGTGTGGGTGGCCAACAGAGCCTCCCCTGTCACAGACCCAGCCATGTCGGAGCTTAGAATCTCCGGCGATGGCAACCTCGTCCTCCTCGTCAATCACTCCAATACCGGTGTCATATGGTCTACTGACGCTTCCACGTCCAACTCCACGGTCGTCGCTGTCATCCTTGACACTGGTAATCTCCAGCTCAGGGATGAATCCAACTCCTCTCTCGTCTTCTGGCAGAGCTTCGACTACCCCACCGACACTTGGCTTCCCGGAGTCATGGTCGGGTTCAACAAGCTCACCAAAAGATCCCAACGTCTCACTTCCTGGAAGAACAAAGTTGACCCTGCTCCTGGACTCTTCACTCTCCAGAGCGCTCCAACCGGTGCAACCTCTCAGTATTTGCTTTTCTGGAATTTGTCGAAGGAATATTGGACCAGCGGAATCTGGGACGGAGACGTCTTCCCTTCTGTCCCGGAGATGAGCTGGAGAGGCGTCGTCAGCTTCACGTTCATCAACAACACTGAGGAGACCTATTTCATCTACTCTGCCAATGATCCCAACCTGAAGATTAGATTTGTCATCGATTCTGAGTCCGGCCAGATGGTCGTTTTAACGTGGATGGAGAATACACAATCATGGATGTTCTGCTGGGCTATCCCCAAGTTTAGCTGCTCAGTGTATGCGAGCTGCGGACCTTTCGGTAGCTGCAGTTATATGAGCAGGCCTTCTTGCAGTTGTGCCAGGGGTTACAGAGTGAGGTCCCAAAATGAGTGGGATTTTGGTGATAGAAGTGCAGGATGCGAGAGGATCACTCCTTTGCAATGCGAACAAAACGCCAATAATTCTGGGAAAGATGGCTTCTTTGAGATGACAAACGTTAGGCTACCTGATAGCCCCAACACTTTGGCCATGGCTGCAAGTAGGGAAGGCTGCGAGTTGGCTTGCATGAGTAATTGCTCCTGCAATGCTTATTCCTACAAAGGTAGTAGCTGCTTTGTTTGGCATGGAGGGTTACTGAATGTGCAAGAACAATATAATCAAGCTGATGCAGGTACTCTTTATCTGCGCTTGGCTGCCTCGGAGTTGCAATCTTCTGAAAGAAACAAGAAGAGAGTGGTGAGTTTGGTTATCATCGGTGCCATTGTTCTAGCCATCTTGTTTTCTAGCGTTCCTGCCATTTTGATTGTGATGAAGAAGCGAGAAAGTAGGCGGATGATTGAGAAAGCAAAGGCTATGCAGAGCGGTCTCGTCTCGTTCACGTACAATGAGCTGCAGCAAGCCACACGGAAGTTCTCAACGAAGCTCGGGGGAGGAGGCTTTGGATCCGTGTTCAAAGGGTCTTTGCCGGGGTCTAATGATATCGCCGTGAAGAAGCTCGAAGGCCTTGGTCAAGGAGAGAAGCAGTTTCGAACAGAGGTGAGCACTGTCGGGAGGATCCAACATGTCAACCTCGTTCGTCTACTTGGATTTTGCTCTCAGGGATCGAAACGGCTTCTCGTGTATGAGTTCATGCCAAATGGATCCTTAGACTCCCATCTCTTCCGCAACGCCCCTTCCTCTCATTTGAGCTGGAAGACAAGATACCAAATCGCAATCGGCATCGCGAGAGGAATAGCCTACCTACACGAGCAATGCAGAGAGTGCATCATACATTGCGACATCAAGCCGGAGAACATTCTCTTGGATGCCTCGTTCAACCCCAAGCTGGCAGATTTCGGTCTCGCGAAGCTCATGGGACGAGACTTCAGTCGAGTCCTCACGACTTTGCGAGGAACCAAGGGCTATCTCGCCCCCGAATGGATTACCGGCGTCGCCATCACAGCGAAAGCCGATGTCTATAGCTACGGAATGGTGCTGTTGGAGATCATCTCGGGAAGGCGAAACCTGGAGCAAACAACAGCAGAAGAAGCTGGCACAAGGTATTTCCCAACGTTTGCGGCGAGCAAACTGATCGAAGGCGACGCTGCGGGTGTGCTGGATAGCAAGTTGGGGCCAGAAGAAGTTAACATAGAAGAGCTGGGCAGAGCTTGCAAGATCGCTTGCTGGTGCATTCAGGATGACGAGAGCTGCAGGCCATCGATGGGGCAGGTCGTTCAAGTGCTCGAAGGGATAATCGATGTCCATGCGCCTCCCATCCCAAGATCACTTCTTCTGCTTGCTTCTGATGTTCCTCAGCCTATCAATTTCTTCTTCGAGTGCACATCAAACCGAACCAATTCAAATTGCTCCGGGACCAAAAGCCACACATCAAGTAGCTCTATAATAAATGAGAAATCTTAA